In the Staphylococcus condimenti genome, one interval contains:
- a CDS encoding cadherin-like domain-containing protein: MKSGQKKNTIDTVKAIQIVDTDGKLVSSLTVPNEGQYDVTPDGTITFTPDPQFKGTAKGIVLRATDLNGNTSGWTSNTDENNLENINQGINGKTTMDAVYIPTVTPVTPTAEPAETTGLQGQPQIGTPVFKGGNPLVPINETIAPQLIDPNTGSKVSKLAIPDEGTYIANNDGTITFTPEPQFTGKASPITVERVDTNGTAVQTTYTPNVTPVTPVGTPVTSEGPQGQPQEGTPTFEGGNPLVPIDENTAPKLIDPNTGNEVDKVIVPDEGTYTIEPNGKVTFTPEPHFIGEGTTIKVKRVDKNGIPVTATYTPNVSSVIPAAEPSESTGLQGQKQTGTPTFKEGHPLVPIDKNSAPKLIDPNTGDKVSKLIIPNEGTYIANNDGTITFTPEPQFTGKAIPITVERVDTNGTTVQTTYTPNVTPVTPVGTPVTSEGPQGQPQEGTPTFEGGDPLIPIDETVPPKLIDPNTGEEVDKVIVPDEGTYTIEPDGKVTFTPVPYFTGDGSSVEVKRVDKNGTSVTAIYTPKVTAVTPIGTPATSEGPQGEPQEGTPTFIEGHPLIPIDETVPPKLIDPNTGDEVDKVVIPDEGTYTMDPDGKITFTPVPHFTGDGSSVEVKRVDKNGTSVTAKYTPHVTPVTAEEQPPSTTDNQNHPQEKPVIKEKEPLKPTVQNIDPEPSTPITHEIVKKVIVPNENTSNIPTPNKDKSLQKNNLIKKENHTSIPHTHPNDKVITATDVPTAQLSKNSITSEESYISEKITLEKTNLESPTISIQPSEKMQSQTTHKTAAKQNATRNNTENKTNSLPQTGVENNNTRTLLFGATLVLFGLAAFSRRKKEDSL; encoded by the coding sequence ATAAAGAGTGGCCAAAAAAAAAATACAATAGACACTGTTAAAGCAATACAAATCGTAGATACCGATGGAAAATTAGTTTCATCATTAACTGTACCAAATGAAGGTCAATATGATGTGACACCAGATGGCACAATTACATTTACGCCTGATCCTCAATTCAAAGGTACCGCAAAAGGTATTGTTTTACGCGCTACTGATTTAAACGGAAATACATCCGGTTGGACAAGTAACACAGATGAGAATAATTTAGAAAATATCAATCAAGGCATCAATGGTAAAACAACAATGGATGCTGTTTATATTCCAACTGTTACACCTGTGACACCAACAGCCGAGCCTGCTGAAACTACAGGTCTTCAAGGGCAACCGCAAATCGGAACACCTGTATTCAAAGGAGGTAACCCCTTAGTTCCGATTAATGAAACAATCGCACCTCAATTAATCGATCCAAACACAGGAAGCAAAGTTTCTAAGTTAGCTATCCCTGATGAAGGCACTTATATCGCAAATAATGATGGCACAATTACCTTCACACCTGAACCTCAATTTACAGGAAAAGCATCTCCAATCACTGTCGAACGCGTCGATACTAACGGAACAGCTGTTCAAACCACTTACACACCGAATGTCACACCGGTTACTCCAGTAGGTACACCAGTTACATCTGAAGGTCCTCAAGGTCAACCTCAAGAGGGTACACCTACTTTCGAAGGCGGCAATCCTTTAGTTCCGATTGATGAAAATACTGCACCGAAATTGATTGATCCGAATACAGGTAATGAAGTTGATAAAGTAATCGTTCCTGATGAAGGTACTTACACAATTGAGCCAAATGGTAAAGTCACATTCACTCCAGAACCTCACTTTATCGGTGAAGGAACAACTATCAAAGTAAAGCGCGTCGATAAAAACGGTATCCCAGTTACTGCAACATATACACCTAACGTTTCTTCAGTTATTCCAGCAGCTGAACCTTCTGAATCAACAGGGCTTCAAGGACAAAAACAAACAGGCACACCTACTTTTAAAGAAGGACATCCTTTAGTTCCGATTGACAAAAATAGTGCACCGAAGTTGATTGATCCAAATACTGGGGACAAAGTTTCTAAGTTAATCATCCCTAACGAAGGCACTTATATCGCCAATAACGATGGCACAATTACTTTTACACCTGAACCACAATTTACTGGAAAAGCGATTCCAATCACTGTTGAACGTGTCGATACTAACGGTACAACTGTTCAAACCACTTACACACCGAATGTTACACCAGTTACCCCTGTTGGTACACCAGTTACATCTGAAGGGCCTCAAGGTCAGCCTCAAGAAGGCACACCTACTTTCGAAGGTGGAGATCCTTTAATCCCGATTGATGAAACTGTCCCTCCTAAATTAATCGACCCGAATACAGGCGAAGAAGTTGATAAAGTAATCGTTCCTGATGAAGGTACTTATACAATTGAGCCAGATGGAAAAGTGACCTTCACACCGGTTCCTTATTTCACAGGTGATGGTTCAAGTGTTGAAGTAAAACGTGTGGACAAAAACGGCACGTCTGTTACTGCGATATATACACCGAAAGTGACTGCTGTAACACCTATCGGTACACCGGCTACTTCTGAAGGACCTCAAGGTGAACCTCAAGAAGGCACACCTACTTTTATAGAAGGACACCCTCTAATTCCGATTGATGAAACTGTTCCTCCTAAATTAATCGACCCGAATACAGGGGATGAAGTTGATAAAGTAGTTATTCCAGACGAAGGTACTTATACAATGGATCCAGATGGTAAAATCACATTCACACCGGTTCCTCATTTCACAGGTGATGGTTCAAGTGTTGAAGTAAAACGTGTGGACAAAAATGGCACGTCTGTTACAGCAAAATATACACCGCATGTGACTCCAGTAACTGCTGAAGAACAACCGCCATCAACTACCGATAACCAAAACCATCCTCAAGAAAAACCAGTCATCAAAGAAAAAGAACCACTAAAACCAACTGTTCAAAATATTGATCCTGAACCAAGTACTCCTATTACTCATGAAATAGTGAAAAAAGTGATTGTTCCTAATGAAAATACTTCCAACATTCCGACACCTAACAAAGATAAGTCACTTCAAAAAAATAATCTTATCAAAAAAGAAAATCATACTTCCATACCACACACTCATCCTAATGATAAAGTTATAACAGCAACAGATGTACCGACTGCACAACTTTCTAAAAACTCTATTACATCTGAAGAATCATATATATCTGAAAAAATCACACTAGAAAAAACAAACTTAGAATCACCTACTATCAGCATACAACCATCAGAAAAAATGCAATCACAAACAACTCACAAAACTGCAGCGAAACAAAATGCAACTCGAAACAACACTGAAAATAAGACAAATTCATTACCTCAAACAGGAGTTGAAAATAACAATACACGCACACTTCTGTTTGGCGCAACGCTTGTATTGTTTGGATTAGCTGCATTCAGCAGAAGAAAAAAAGAAGATAGCTTATAA
- a CDS encoding YSIRK-type signal peptide-containing protein (The YSIRK form of extended signal peptide directs nascent proteins to the cross-wall site, while signal peptides lacking YSIRK direct proteins instead to the cell pole. A large fraction of YSIRK proteins are surface proteins anchored by sortase-mediated processing of a C-terminal LPXTG motif.): MRKRKNHFDFLPNIRNKYSIRKFSVGTASIIVSSLFFLGYSHEASASTENINPDTTVLSSDHQTSDSAPQNAQPAQGSIEETPKTATADEKNPNLTSANLNATGTTTNPTQNSNTIQEDKTDTSNKVENSSDNPDNALKTIDSTKPAVPAQDNTQPKPQKEVTADTNNTESSTIQEQDTHQNVEADNNQSQSSNEAAINNPAPKPDVTVSTPQPQTPDLTSQSSKLSTSSTNATDEMIGPDPTIQTNVNKASDLPALSKEQVNNINHQITWLDFSDTNAISNYGQSDTGQMALQVGTKYEKEIMPGLVVTATVKSLQPFESTPIYERRAEGDADSGYNPKATNIVRKDAHDDEIDKPAYVVVTKQDPNWSHLKKAGVDTGEGLTNFGSNRNYGNVGATFEVKTTYNGREVPANIVMSDGEEAKNIEALIYTTNGSGWELFANVKNEGNPENYHPITADDGYFIDSIDKGEHGKGKYYVSPDKNFGGLGTQIFGPNQTRQDHNSVPIVVTTGATEVSFFVNSTGIQTVQMGFVILDKGDAPASYGEAIHAITENTNVSQPFLGTQKADIDFDELNKQAIAWQTDDINTPTSAKAADEGEQQLVGANQNYVVYNAANQTYALDIIANTGDNDTSYVRGWGDYNHNGVFDSNEASELVSLSRTGDEGKKITLLFHNAPQVTDTSLNYLGVRVRTSLAEDSVNLPNGVAYSGEVEDFEIKVIHPPRGEKSETTGLQGQTQTSKAIFNAFGRVDKEWPKKKYNRHC; this comes from the coding sequence ATGAGAAAAAGAAAAAACCACTTTGATTTTCTACCAAACATCCGTAACAAATATTCAATCAGAAAATTTTCTGTAGGGACAGCCTCCATTATTGTGAGCAGCTTATTCTTTTTAGGCTATTCTCATGAGGCAAGTGCAAGCACTGAAAATATAAATCCTGATACAACTGTGTTATCCTCGGATCACCAAACTTCAGATTCTGCACCTCAAAATGCGCAACCTGCACAAGGTTCTATTGAAGAAACACCAAAAACAGCAACCGCAGATGAAAAAAATCCAAACCTTACATCCGCTAACTTAAATGCTACTGGAACAACAACTAATCCCACTCAGAATTCAAATACCATCCAAGAAGACAAAACAGATACTTCAAATAAAGTTGAAAACTCATCAGACAACCCAGATAACGCTTTAAAAACAATTGATTCAACAAAACCTGCTGTACCTGCTCAAGATAATACTCAACCAAAACCTCAAAAAGAAGTAACTGCAGACACAAACAACACTGAATCATCAACAATACAAGAACAAGATACGCATCAAAACGTTGAAGCAGATAACAATCAATCCCAATCATCTAATGAAGCTGCTATAAACAATCCCGCTCCAAAACCTGATGTCACTGTTTCAACTCCCCAACCTCAAACACCTGACTTAACTTCTCAATCATCAAAACTTTCAACTTCCAGCACAAATGCAACAGATGAAATGATTGGACCAGATCCAACAATACAAACTAATGTCAACAAAGCTTCTGATCTTCCTGCTTTATCAAAAGAACAAGTCAATAATATCAATCATCAAATTACATGGTTAGATTTTTCAGATACAAATGCTATTTCAAATTACGGACAAAGCGATACGGGACAAATGGCACTGCAAGTCGGTACAAAATACGAAAAAGAAATTATGCCAGGTCTTGTGGTAACAGCTACAGTTAAATCTTTACAACCTTTTGAATCAACACCGATTTATGAACGTCGTGCTGAAGGAGATGCTGATTCTGGTTATAACCCGAAAGCTACTAATATTGTCAGAAAAGATGCGCATGATGATGAAATCGATAAACCTGCCTATGTAGTGGTCACAAAACAAGATCCAAATTGGTCTCATTTGAAAAAAGCAGGAGTAGATACGGGTGAAGGACTGACAAATTTCGGTTCTAATAGAAACTATGGTAATGTCGGTGCAACTTTTGAAGTTAAAACTACTTACAATGGCCGAGAAGTACCTGCTAATATTGTCATGTCCGATGGAGAAGAAGCTAAAAATATCGAAGCGCTGATTTATACTACGAACGGATCAGGTTGGGAATTGTTTGCGAATGTCAAAAATGAAGGCAATCCAGAAAATTATCATCCCATTACTGCTGATGATGGTTATTTTATAGATTCAATTGACAAAGGTGAACATGGTAAAGGTAAATATTATGTTTCCCCTGATAAAAACTTCGGCGGTTTAGGTACTCAAATTTTTGGTCCCAACCAAACAAGACAAGACCATAACAGTGTACCAATAGTTGTCACTACAGGCGCAACTGAAGTTTCCTTCTTTGTAAACTCAACTGGAATACAAACCGTTCAAATGGGCTTTGTTATTTTAGATAAAGGTGATGCCCCTGCTTCTTATGGTGAAGCAATTCACGCTATAACTGAAAATACAAATGTCAGCCAACCATTTTTAGGTACACAAAAAGCAGATATTGATTTTGATGAACTGAATAAACAAGCAATCGCCTGGCAAACAGATGACATCAACACTCCAACAAGCGCCAAAGCAGCTGATGAAGGTGAACAACAATTAGTTGGCGCAAATCAAAATTATGTCGTTTATAATGCTGCCAATCAAACTTACGCATTAGATATCATCGCAAACACAGGTGATAACGACACTTCATATGTGCGTGGATGGGGTGATTATAATCATAATGGCGTATTCGATTCAAACGAAGCATCAGAACTTGTGTCACTTAGCAGAACTGGAGATGAAGGTAAAAAAATCACTTTATTATTCCACAACGCACCTCAAGTTACAGATACCTCTCTTAACTATTTAGGCGTAAGAGTCCGCACTTCTCTTGCTGAAGATTCAGTCAATCTTCCAAATGGTGTTGCATATTCGGGAGAAGTTGAAGATTTTGAAATTAAAGTCATTCACCCGCCAAGAGGCGAAAAGTCTGAAACTACAGGACTTCAAGGTCAAACACAAACTTCTAAAGCAATATTTAATGCTTTTGGACGTGTAGATAAAGAGTGGCCAAAAAAAAAATACAATAGACACTGTTAA
- a CDS encoding methionine ABC transporter ATP-binding protein, translating into MIEFKDVIKTFHKRSTEIQALKDVSFTVERQEIYGVIGYSGAGKSTLIRMVNKLEDVTSGEVIVDGHRIDQYSKKALRKVKKNIGMIFQHFNLLNSKTVFSNVAMPLILEGKDKKYIKEKVEEMLDFVGLGDKGSQYPNELSGGQKQRVAIARALVTDPKILLCDEATSALDPATTDSILQLLKRVNETFEVTILLITHEMSVIQKICDKVAVMEQGRVIEKGTVLDVFSHPKTKTAKNFVSTVISTDISEKMIHQLPTDENYQDVKVYMEGSQLGLSVIQTLIKTFNLDVNVIYASMSDIQDTSVGYLTLRIKGSDEEKQRAYDYLKQHHIEYEEVG; encoded by the coding sequence ATGATTGAGTTCAAGGATGTCATAAAAACATTCCATAAGCGCTCAACAGAAATTCAAGCTTTGAAAGATGTCAGTTTTACCGTAGAACGCCAAGAAATCTATGGTGTAATCGGCTATAGCGGCGCAGGTAAAAGTACATTGATCAGAATGGTGAATAAGCTTGAAGATGTAACGTCTGGAGAAGTTATCGTCGATGGACATCGAATAGATCAATATAGCAAGAAAGCACTACGCAAAGTCAAAAAGAATATTGGCATGATATTCCAACACTTCAACTTGTTAAATTCAAAAACGGTATTCAGCAACGTGGCAATGCCGCTTATTCTTGAAGGCAAGGACAAAAAATACATAAAAGAGAAAGTAGAGGAAATGCTTGATTTCGTGGGTCTTGGAGATAAAGGTTCACAATATCCGAACGAACTTTCAGGTGGTCAAAAACAAAGGGTGGCAATTGCACGTGCACTCGTGACAGATCCTAAAATTTTATTATGTGATGAAGCAACAAGTGCCTTAGACCCGGCAACAACTGATTCTATCTTACAACTTTTAAAACGCGTCAATGAAACATTCGAAGTCACAATTTTATTAATAACGCATGAAATGAGTGTTATTCAAAAAATTTGTGACAAGGTTGCTGTGATGGAACAAGGGCGTGTGATTGAAAAAGGAACAGTGTTAGATGTATTCAGTCATCCGAAAACTAAAACAGCTAAGAACTTTGTTTCAACTGTTATCAGTACTGATATCAGTGAAAAAATGATACATCAGTTGCCGACAGATGAAAATTATCAAGATGTGAAAGTGTACATGGAAGGCTCGCAATTAGGTTTGTCAGTTATCCAGACATTGATTAAAACATTCAATCTAGATGTTAATGTGATTTACGCTTCTATGTCTGATATTCAAGATACTTCAGTTGGTTATCTAACATTGCGTATTAAAGGTTCTGATGAAGAAAAACAACGCGCATATGATTATTTGAAACAACATCATATCGAATATGAGGAGGTTGGATAA
- a CDS encoding methionine ABC transporter permease: MLGSSLDSSQLWEALYQTLLMVSISLVIGALIGIPLGILLVVTKKNGIWENVAVYHILNPIINIFRSIPFIILLIAIVPFTKLIVGTSIGTAAAIVPLTVYVAPYIARLVENSLLEVDSGVIEAAHAMGASPFQIIRYFLMPEALGSLILAITTAIIGLIGSTAMAGAVGGGGIGDLALAYGYQRFDTIVIIITVVILVIMVQLIQSLGNVLAKKIRRN; the protein is encoded by the coding sequence ATGCTAGGTTCATCATTAGATTCATCGCAATTATGGGAAGCACTCTATCAAACATTATTGATGGTTTCGATATCATTAGTAATTGGTGCATTAATCGGAATTCCGCTAGGCATACTGCTTGTTGTAACTAAGAAAAACGGAATATGGGAAAATGTCGCAGTTTACCATATTTTGAATCCGATTATTAATATTTTCCGTTCAATTCCATTCATTATTTTGTTAATTGCGATTGTGCCATTCACAAAATTAATTGTTGGAACATCCATCGGGACAGCAGCAGCGATTGTACCTTTAACTGTATATGTGGCACCTTACATTGCACGTTTAGTTGAAAACTCACTGTTAGAAGTGGATTCAGGTGTAATTGAGGCAGCACACGCCATGGGTGCTTCACCTTTCCAAATCATTCGTTACTTTTTAATGCCGGAAGCTTTAGGTTCATTAATTTTAGCGATTACAACTGCAATTATTGGTTTAATCGGTTCAACAGCTATGGCTGGTGCAGTTGGCGGTGGCGGTATCGGTGACTTGGCTTTAGCTTATGGTTACCAACGTTTTGATACAATCGTCATCATTATCACAGTGGTTATCTTAGTTATTATGGTTCAGCTGATTCAATCTCTCGGGAATGTATTGGCTAAGAAAATTCGCAGAAACTAA
- the gmpC gene encoding dipeptide ABC transporter glycylmethionine-binding lipoprotein, which translates to MKKILVLLMALVVVLAACGGNKKDDKTVTVGVASDDTKVWDKVKELAKKDGINVEIKKFSDYNVPNKALNDGDIDMNAFQHFAFLHEYEKANKGTHITPIRTTVFAPLGIYSKKVKDIKDLKKGAKVVIPNDVSNQARALKLLENAGYIKLSKDFGLKGSKKDIVENKKDLDIKAVDAQQTARSLDDVDIAVINNGVASKSGLDPKKDPIFLEKDDTNTSKPYINLIAVNDKDKDNKTYKKVAELYHSKEARKALKEDTKDGEKIVDLSQKEIKEITDSLK; encoded by the coding sequence ATGAAAAAAATATTAGTATTGTTAATGGCGTTAGTTGTTGTACTTGCTGCATGCGGTGGCAATAAGAAAGATGATAAAACAGTAACAGTAGGGGTAGCATCAGATGACACAAAAGTATGGGATAAAGTAAAAGAACTTGCGAAAAAAGATGGAATCAACGTTGAAATCAAGAAATTCTCTGATTACAACGTACCGAACAAGGCGCTAAACGATGGGGATATCGACATGAACGCATTCCAACACTTCGCATTCTTACATGAGTATGAAAAAGCAAACAAAGGCACACATATCACACCAATCCGTACAACTGTTTTTGCACCATTAGGTATTTATTCTAAGAAAGTCAAAGATATTAAAGACTTGAAAAAAGGGGCTAAAGTTGTTATTCCTAATGATGTTTCCAACCAAGCACGCGCATTGAAATTATTGGAAAATGCAGGTTATATCAAACTTTCTAAAGACTTCGGTTTGAAAGGCAGCAAAAAAGATATCGTTGAAAACAAAAAAGATTTAGATATTAAAGCAGTTGATGCACAACAAACAGCACGTTCTTTAGATGACGTAGATATCGCAGTTATTAATAACGGTGTTGCGTCAAAATCAGGATTAGATCCTAAAAAAGACCCAATCTTCTTGGAAAAAGATGATACAAATACTTCTAAACCTTACATCAACCTTATTGCTGTAAATGATAAAGACAAAGATAACAAAACATATAAAAAAGTTGCTGAGTTGTATCATTCTAAAGAAGCAAGAAAAGCATTGAAAGAAGACACTAAAGACGGTGAAAAAATCGTTGACTTGTCACAAAAAGAAATTAAAGAAATTACAGACAGCTTAAAATAA
- a CDS encoding alpha/beta hydrolase family protein has protein sequence MMEELYYGDHEEQLIDIYPAPDTLAEHDDKWLVLIHGGYWRQQYDRSLNDKLIEMLTKEGYNVANVEYRRGEHAWPIPEEDTKKALQAFKSSRFVDNQEIILIGHSVGGQLVLNNADEADRVIAMAPVTDVPYTKEQGLGRNAVEEYFGDITGAALEAASPMSRLPLKTKTLIIQGFNDSGVKVESTLAYVSQNEENTIDLYAFAHLGHMQCLEPKGRHIDLMLEWIDHKDEEN, from the coding sequence ATGATGGAAGAATTATATTATGGAGACCATGAAGAACAATTAATTGATATTTATCCAGCACCAGATACACTAGCTGAACATGATGATAAATGGCTCGTATTAATTCATGGCGGTTACTGGAGACAACAATATGACCGCTCATTAAATGATAAGTTAATAGAAATGCTGACAAAAGAAGGATATAATGTTGCGAACGTTGAATATCGACGGGGAGAACATGCTTGGCCGATACCTGAAGAGGATACTAAAAAAGCACTTCAAGCTTTCAAATCATCTAGATTTGTTGATAATCAAGAAATTATTTTAATCGGTCACTCTGTAGGCGGCCAATTAGTCTTGAATAATGCAGATGAAGCTGATCGCGTTATTGCGATGGCACCTGTAACTGATGTGCCGTACACAAAAGAACAAGGACTAGGAAGAAATGCAGTAGAGGAATATTTTGGTGATATCACAGGAGCAGCACTTGAAGCAGCATCTCCAATGTCACGTTTACCATTAAAAACAAAAACTTTAATCATTCAAGGTTTTAATGATAGCGGTGTGAAAGTAGAGTCTACCTTAGCATATGTGTCTCAAAATGAAGAAAACACAATTGATTTATATGCGTTCGCGCATCTAGGGCATATGCAATGTCTTGAACCTAAAGGCCGTCATATCGATTTAATGCTTGAATGGATTGATCATAAAGACGAAGAGAATTAA
- a CDS encoding helix-turn-helix transcriptional regulator produces MNYSYSIIKSSICKLDLTKDEDYVHVYFVLSGNVKMLRKGKTLIYKTGEFFIQKPDKIPLEIEVNKGCIIYLAIHKNYFEKYYMKNTLNTENNFEIHHHIKDSFMNIIRNMYEKNYLEADICFIKMLNYLRVYLEIFDNYLFRPTLSKTINEIIEYINDNYKEPLKLCVVARELFYNESFISRKFKEEMNVTFTEYLTNVRLCNLAEYLIVRGEDNGIWEEFGFPSQRAFLKRFKETYHMTPREFILSTQYYRNPQHAITESVYTEVMKYLQYDKSSVNEMS; encoded by the coding sequence ATGAATTATAGCTACAGTATTATTAAATCATCAATTTGCAAGTTAGATTTAACCAAGGATGAAGATTATGTACATGTGTATTTCGTGCTTTCAGGTAATGTAAAGATGCTGAGAAAAGGAAAGACACTTATCTATAAAACTGGAGAATTTTTTATTCAAAAACCAGATAAGATACCTTTGGAAATAGAGGTTAATAAGGGCTGTATTATCTATTTAGCAATTCATAAAAATTACTTTGAAAAATATTACATGAAGAACACCTTGAATACTGAAAATAATTTTGAGATTCATCATCATATTAAAGACTCATTTATGAATATAATTAGAAATATGTATGAAAAAAATTATTTGGAAGCGGATATTTGTTTTATTAAGATGTTGAACTATCTGCGTGTCTATTTAGAAATCTTCGATAACTATTTGTTCCGTCCTACTTTAAGCAAAACAATCAATGAAATTATTGAATATATCAACGATAATTATAAAGAACCTCTTAAATTGTGCGTGGTCGCTAGAGAACTCTTCTATAATGAAAGCTTTATTTCTAGAAAATTCAAGGAAGAGATGAATGTGACTTTTACAGAGTACCTTACAAATGTAAGATTATGCAATTTAGCTGAATACCTAATAGTAAGAGGAGAGGATAATGGCATTTGGGAGGAGTTCGGTTTTCCAAGTCAGCGTGCCTTTTTAAAGAGGTTCAAAGAGACCTACCATATGACGCCTAGAGAATTTATTTTAAGCACTCAATATTACCGAAATCCTCAGCATGCGATTACTGAATCAGTTTATACAGAAGTGATGAAGTATTTACAATATGATAAATCATCAGTTAATGAGATGTCTTAG
- a CDS encoding D-ribitol-5-phosphate cytidylyltransferase yields MNYAGILAGGIGSRMGNVPLPKQFLELDGKPIIIHTVEKFILMKEFDKIIIATPEKWISHTNNILEKYQINDSRVEVVKGGDDRNATIMSIIQFIEENIGLTDDDIIVTHDAVRPFLTYRIIKENIEYAKTNRAVDTVISATDTIVTSKDQNNIESIPVRSEMYQGQTPQSFNINELKKCYYDLTDERKEILTDACKIMIESGRPVKMVQGELYNIKVTTPYDLKVANAIIKGGITVD; encoded by the coding sequence GTGAACTATGCAGGGATATTAGCAGGAGGAATAGGGTCACGTATGGGAAACGTACCTTTGCCAAAGCAATTTTTAGAATTGGATGGAAAACCGATTATCATTCATACTGTTGAAAAATTTATTTTAATGAAAGAATTCGACAAGATAATTATTGCAACCCCAGAAAAGTGGATTTCACATACTAATAATATTTTAGAAAAATATCAAATTAATGATTCTCGCGTTGAAGTAGTAAAAGGTGGAGACGACCGTAATGCCACTATTATGAGCATTATCCAATTTATAGAAGAGAACATCGGATTGACGGATGATGATATTATCGTCACACATGATGCAGTAAGACCTTTTCTTACATATAGAATTATTAAAGAAAATATTGAATACGCAAAAACGAATAGAGCAGTTGATACAGTTATTTCAGCTACAGACACAATTGTTACTTCAAAAGATCAAAATAATATAGAGTCAATTCCTGTCAGAAGCGAAATGTATCAAGGACAAACACCTCAATCATTTAATATTAATGAATTAAAAAAATGCTATTATGATTTGACTGATGAAAGAAAAGAAATTTTAACAGATGCATGTAAGATTATGATCGAATCAGGACGACCAGTTAAGATGGTTCAAGGTGAATTATACAATATTAAGGTTACTACGCCTTATGATCTTAAAGTAGCAAATGCGATTATAAAAGGTGGGATAACAGTTGATTAA